Proteins found in one Neomonachus schauinslandi chromosome 1, ASM220157v2, whole genome shotgun sequence genomic segment:
- the LOC110576739 gene encoding NFU1 iron-sulfur cluster scaffold homolog, mitochondrial-like, protein MDFFASGLPLVTEETSSGEAGSEEDDEVVAMIKELLDTRIWPTVQEDGGDVIYKGFEDGIVQLKLQGSCTSCPSSIITLKNGIQNMLQFYIPEVEGVEQVMDDESDEKEANSP, encoded by the coding sequence ATGGATTTCTTTGCTTCTGGCTTACCCTTAGTTACTGAGGAAACATCTTCAGGAGAAGCAGGATCTGAAGAAGATGATGAAGTTGTGGCAATGATTAAGGAATTGTTAGATACTAGAATATGGCCAACTGTGCAGGAAGATGGAGGAGACGTTATCTATAAAGGCTTTGAAGATGgcattgtacagctgaaactccAAGGTTCTTGTACCAGCTGCCCCAGTTCAATCATTACTCTGAAAAATGGAATTCAGAACATGCTGCAATTTTATATTCCAGAAGTAGAGGGTGTAGAACAGGTTATGGATGATGAATCAGATGAAAAAGAAGCAAACTCACCTTAA